The segment TCCAGTCGCAACTCAGAAAGCGAATTGGCTCAGGGGCAATCGCCCGGACCTGACCTTGTCGAGAAAGCTAACGACGTTTTCGACGCGAACACGTTAGAGGAGTCCGCCGAAACGGAAGTGATTCTCGCGTCGCCAGCCCAGCCCGAGTTCAACAATCTGGCTCATCCTGCCAATCGCGGCGGGCTCAAAGGCGGCGTGGTCGTTAATGATGATCCGTTGCCGGAGGTGATCTCTTTCAACTTCCACGTGCGGCCGATCCTTTCGGAAAACTGTTACTACTGCCATGGCCCGGATCCGAATCATCGTGAAGCCGACCTTCGACTGGATACCAGTGAAGGTGCCGAGTCAGTCGTCGAAGTCGGACATCCGCAAGACAGCGAACTGATCTCCCGAATTCTCGACGAAGATCCGGGCTCTCAAATGCCGCCGCCAGAAAGTGGTCGCGTGATCTCGGAACGGCAAAAGCGAATTCTTGCGGCGTGGATCGAGCAGGGAGCCAAATACGAATCGCATTGGGCGTTCACAAAAGTCCAGCGGCCTGAGTTGCCGTCGGTGAAAGACGATCGTTGGCCTCGCAATGAAATTGATCAATTTGTATTGGCAAAACTCGAATCAAAAGACATCGATCCATCCAAACGCGCTGAACCGGAAGTTCTCGTGCGGCGAATGTATCTGGACTTGATCGGGCTGCCTCCGACGCCGGAGCAATCTCAGGAGTTTTGCGAATCTTTCCAAAACGACAGCGACGCGGCGATCGACAGCCTCGCGGACAAGCTGCTGGCTAGCGAGCACTACGGAGAGCGGATGGCATTGCCGTGGCTCGACGCGGCCCGCTATTCGGACTCAAACGGCTTCCAGCAGGATGGCGATCGGGCTCAGTGGCCGTGGCGAGACTGGGTCGTGGATGCTTATAACGACAACATGCCCTTCGATCAGTTTACGATCGAACAGTTGGCGGGCGATCTGCTGCCGGAACCCACCAGGAAACAACTCATTGCAACGGCGTTCAATCGCAATCATATGCTCAACGGCGAAGGCGGTGCGATTGTCGAAGAGCAGCGGAATAATTACGTTTTCGATCGCGTGGACACCACGGCGACGACCTGGCTGGGGCTGACGATGGCCTGTGCTCAATGCCACGACCACAAATACGATCCGATTACCCACGAAGATTACTATCAGTTCTTCGCTTATTTTAACAACGTCGACGAAAACGGCGGCGTGAATGTCCGCAATGGAAGACTGCAAGTTGGCACTCCTTTTATCGACAATCCGACTGAGGAGCAGACTCGACAGCTGGAAACGATCGAAGCAGAGATTGCTCCCGTGAATCAATCTCTGTCGGACGCAGACGCCGAAATTACGAAAGCTTTGCGGGCTTGGGAAGACAAGAATCGGGATGATCCGCCGTCGATGAATCGTAACGTTTTCAATGCACTGAAGAAGACGCCTGAAGAACGCAACCGCGGCGAAGAAAAACTGCTCAAGGATTGGTACTTGCTGAACGCCGCCAAAGATCAGTGGAAGCAGTTGAAGCAAAAACAGAATGCGTTGTACAGCAAAAAGTCCGGTGTCAAATCCACGGTCGTGACCGTGATGATCATGCGAGACCGCAAGAAGCCTCGCAAGACGACGATTTTTGATCGAGGCGCCTACGATGCTCCCACGGAAGAAGTTGCGGCAAACGTGCCGCACTTTTTGCCTCCGCTTCCAGAGGGGGCCGACGCCAATCGTTTATCGTTGGCCAAATGGCTGGTCGATCGAGACAATCCTTTGACCAGTCGCGTCGCAGTGAATCGATACTGGCAAACGTTTTTCGGTATCGGCATCGTGAAGACGTCGGAAGACTTCGGCGTTCAGAGCGAGCTGCCGAGTCATCCGGATTTGCTGGACTGGTTGGCGGTTGAGTTCATGGAAAGTGGCTGGGACGTCAAGCATATGCATCGCTTGATTGTCACGTCGGAAACTTATTTGCAAAGTTCCCGTTTCCGTGCCGATCTGCACGACGTCGACCCGGAAAATCGCTTGCTGGCTCGCAGTCCGCGGTTTCGTCTGCCTACGACTTTGATTCGCGATGCAGCTTTGTCGACATCCGGGCTGTTGCACAAGCAGATTGGTGGCCCGCCAGTTTATCCGTGGCAGCCAGACGGTTTGTGGCGGGAGTTCAGTCTGGAAAAATTTGCCTACAAACCATCAACTGGTGACAGTCTTCATCGCCGAAGCCTGTACACGTTTTGGCGTCGCACGGTGGCTCCGCCGAACATGTTCGATTCGGCAAATCGTCAGGCTTGTACGGTCAAGCTTTCCCGAACCAACACGCCGCTGCAGGCTTTGGTATTGCTCAACGATCCAGTTTTTGTGGAAGCCTTCTGCGGCTTGGCCAGCATGGTGCTGAGCCAATCGCCCGGAAGCGATGAGCAGATTGTCAGGCTTGCCTTTGAGCATGCGACGGGGCGGAAGCCCAACCAGGCGGAGCTTGGCTCGTTGCTGTCGGCGTTGGAAGACAGCCGGGAGTTTTATGCGGAACATGTTGATGACGCGGCGGCCTATGTTTCGATCGGCGAAGCTGTTGCAGTCCCAGAAGACGATCAGGCGAAAGTTACGCTCGCTTCGTTGGCAAGCGTGGTTCAAATCATCATGAACACTGATGAGTTCATGACTCGGGAGTAAGGTAACGATGAATCCAATTGACCAGAACCACCAACACAATACCCGACGTCAATTCTTCGGCCGATCAGCGACCGGAATCGGCGCGGCAGCGTTGGCAACGATGTTTGCGCAGAAAAGTGCCTCGGGAAAAGATGCAAACGGCATCCTTGGCGGCGGACATCATCCGGCAAAAGCAAAACGCGTCATCTATCTAATGATGAGCGGCGGGCCGTCTCACGTCGACATGTTTGACTACAAGCCCGAGCTCGAGAAACGTCGCGGCGAACAGTTGCCTGATTCAGTACGTCAGGGCCAGCGGCTGACCACGATGACCAGCGGGCAGAAACAGCTTCCTGTCCTGCCGCCGTTAAAGCCGTTTCGTCCGCGAGGCAAATCCGGAATGATGTTGTCCGATCTGATTCCGTACACCGGAGAGATTGCGGACGATATTTGTCTGGTCAAGTCGATGAACACCGAAGCGATCAACCATGCTCCGGCGGCAACTTTCTTTCTCACCGGTTCGCAGATTCCCGGTCGGCCGAGTATGGGAGCGTGGTTGTCTTACGGGCTGGGAAATTTGAACGACAACTTGCCGTCGTTCGTTGTGATGAACTCGCGCGATAAAGAAAATACTTGCGGACAACTGCTGTACGACTACTACTGGGGCAGCGGGTTTATCCCGTCGCAACATCAAGGCGTCCGTTTCCGCGGCGGCGGCGATCCCGTGCTGTATCTTTCCAATCCAAAAGGCATGCCGCGGCCACTACGGCGTAAAATGCTGGACCGTTTGGCGGAACTGAATCAGGAAAAGCTGAACGACTACGGCGATCCCGAGATTGAGGCCCGGATCAAACAATACGAGATGGCGTACCGAATGCAAACCAGCGTTCCGGAAGTCGTCGATGTTTCCAACGAGCCAAAACACATCCTCGACATGTACGGTCCGGACGTTCACCGCGTCGGTTCGTTCGCGCGGAACTGTTTGTTGGCGCGGAAGCTGGCGGAACAGGACGTTCGTTTTATTCAGCTGATGCACATCGGATGGGACCAGCACGGAAACATTCCGACGCAACTGGAAATTCAGTGCAAAGACACTGATCAACCTGCAGCGGCTTTGGTTCAGGATCTCAAGCAGCGAGGCCTGCTGGACGACACGCTGGTCATCTTCGGTGGCGAATTTGGTCGCACGGTTTTCGGCCAGGGCGATATCACTAACAAAAAGAAACATGGCCGCGACCACCACGGCCGCGCTTTTAGTCTCTGGATGGCCGGCGGTGGAGTCAAGCCAGGGTTTCAGTACGGCGAAACCTGTCCGTATGCGTGGAATGTTGTCGACAACGGAGTCCACGTTCACGATTGGCAGGCGACGGTGCTGCATCTGTTGGGGATCGACCACGAACTGCTCACGTATCGATACCAGGGCCGGCGATTTCGTCTAACGGACGTCCATGGCCACGTTGTTGATGATATCATTTCCTGATCGCGTCATTCGGTGGACGTTATTGGGTGTCGCCGGATTTGGTGTCATTTTCAAATGCCTAAGTAAATATCCAGATGTTGTTTCTTCCTGCTCTTTTATTCGGACTGCTGGTCCAATGTCTTATTGGGTCTCTGATTGGCGCTGTAATCCTGCGAGCCGCGTGCTCGCTGTTCAACAGATTCTTCGGTGGTGAAAATGAAGTCGTTCCAACGCATCAACCACCGGTTAAACTCGAAGTCGATATCGATGTCTCATCTGAAGCTCCCGTATCTTTCGACAGCCCCTATGCGTCTCCGACGACACCGCTTGCTGCTGGCTATCCCGATCGTCCACCCTGCAAGTTTGGCGTCCCATCCCCCAGTTTTGGCAACGCGTTTCTGATTTGTTTGTCCACGACGCTGATCCAGAATTTCATTGGATTCGCGGTCGGGTTTGCGGCTTCCTATTTCGTGGGCGGCAACAACTGGTTGGCTATTATTTTGCAGCTTGGCGTCATGCTGATCGGGTTTCTTGTGTTGACAGCCATGGTCAAGATTCAGCTGCCTACGACGGTTGGCCGGGCTCTGGGAGTCGCGAGCCTCTTCTTTCTGGTCACAATTGCGATCGTAGCGATTTTGGCGGCCATCATCGCCGCGGTAATGTACGGAACCATGTAAATGTCGCGATGCATGGTTCCTTTAGCGTTTCTTGAATTTTTCCCGCTAAATGTTCTGTATCAGTCATTGCTTGCCCGTCCGGTAAATTCCTGAAACTCCTGAGCTATTTTCCGGACCAGGTTTGACCCGTGAGGTACCTTTTCCAGACCCCGCAGTATCGGGATTGCGCACGGTCTGTAATCAAAACGTACTTCCACGGATTGTCATGAGTACTAACGCAGCAGCTGTATCGGAATACGATCAACTCAAACAGCGAATTCACCAGAAGCTGATCGGCAAACTCGACCTCAGCAAGGTCAACGATCTTGATGGTGAAGTTTTCAAACGCGAGATTCGCGGAATCGTCGAAAGACTCTGCGACAGCGAGCAAAACCTGCTCAATCGCAACGAGCGTGATCGGCTGGTCGAAGAAGTTCTCGACGAAACGTTCGGGCTTGGTCCATTGGAGATTCTGCTGAAGGATCCAAAGATCAGCGATATTCTGATCAACGGTCCCAAGAACATCTACGCGGAACGCGGCGGAAAGATGGAAAAGACCAACGTCATTTTCCGCGACAACGCTCACCTGTTGCAGATCATTGACCGCATCGTTTCGAAGGTCGGCCGTCGTGTCGATGAAACCTGCCCGATGGTGGATGCTCGATTGACGGACGGTTCTCGTGTCAACGCGATTATTCCTCCGCTGGCACTGGACGGTGCCGCGATGTCAATTCGTCGTTTCGGTTCAAATCCACTGAAACTCGAAGACCTGCTCAACTTCAAAGCCTTCACTCCCGAAATGGTGATGCTGCTTGAAGGAGCCATGAAAGCCCGTCTGAACATTATCATCTCCGGTGGTACAGGTTCTGGTAAGACGACCCTGTTGAACACGCTGTCCAGCTTTATCTCTAACGAAGACCGTATCGTTACGATTGAAGACGCGGCTGAAATTCAGCTGCAGCAGGATCACGTTGTGCGTCTGGAAACTCGACCACCGAACATCGAAGGCAAGGGACAGGTCACCGCGACGGATCTGGTGAAAAACTGCCTTCGTATGCGTCCTGAAAGAATCATCATCGGTGAGTGTCGTGGTCCTGAAACGCTTGACATGCTTCAGGCGATGAATACGGGTCACGAAGGTTCGCTGACCACAACGCACGCCAACACGCCGCGTGACTGCATCGCTCGTATGGAGACGATGATCATGATGGGCGGCTTCGACCTTCCGATCAAAGCCATGCGTACTCAGATCGCAAGTGCCGTCGACCTGATCGTTCAGGCCAACCGTTTGCAAGGTGGACCTCGTAAGATCACGGCGATCACGGAAGTCTGCGGTATGGAGAACGACACGATCATCATGCAGGACATCTTCAAGTTCGTCAAAGAAGGTGTGGATGAAAATGGTCGTGCGAAAGGCAAGTTCATCAGTACTGGTGTTCGTCCAAAGTGTATGGACAAGCTGGAGCAGATGGGCATCAAATTGCCGGCCAGTATTTTCCGCGAACGCGTCATGATGGAAGACTAGTTCCGCCGACTGTCAGGCCGAATTCGCCGCTCGGTCGTTTACCTTTTACCGCAACACAGCTTAACAAACCAATCACCGGTACCCGCCGCCACGGTTCAACCGCAGGAAAGCAAAATGGGAACTTACATAATCATTGGCTTGATCACGCTGGGAGTCGCAGGCGCGATCTTCGCAGTTTCGTTGATCTTCATGGGAGACAACGAAAAGCTGGACGATCGGCTTGCCAACCTGACTCGCAACGGCGGTCGCGGAACCGGTGGCCCCGCGGAAGCTGCCCAGAGCTCGATTCTTCGTACGCCGCTTGAAGAAGCGCCGAACATCATCGAATCGCAAATGCAACTGTTGATCAAAACGTTCAACCTACGCAAGTTCATCGAGCAATCGAATGTCGATATCTCTGTCGCCAACTTTATTCTTATGACGCTGGGATTGGGAGTCGGGGTCTCTGTCATTGCCTGTGTCATGCTCCCTGCCAAACTGATCTGGGCTGGCCCGTTGGCTGGCGGATTACTGGCAACGTTTCCATACATTTATATCTGGTTCAAACGCGGACGGCGCCTCAAACGATTCGCGACGCAACTGCCGCAGGCGCTGGACTTGATGGCTCAGGCTCTGCGTGCAGGGCAAAGCTTGCCAGCCGGAATTCAACTGGTGGGCCAACAGGTACCGGATCCCCTGGGGCCGGAATTCCATACCGCCTACGAGCAGCAGAACCTCGGATCGACGATTGTCGACAGCCTTGAGCAAATGTGTACTCGCGTTCCTGACCTCGACCTTCGCTTTTTTGCCACCGCCGTCATGCTGCAGCGGCAAACGGGTGGTGACCTGGCTGAGATCCTGGACAAAATCGGAAAATTGATTCGCGAGCGGATGCAGATCAAAGGCATGATTCAGGCTCTGACCGGTGAAGGTCGAATTTCCGGTGCCGTGCTTTTGGCGATGCCTCCGATTCTTTTCCTGGTGATGCTGAAGCTGAATTACAAGTACGTCATGAAGCTCTTTGAAGAGCCGATGGGACACCAGATGCTTGCCGTTGCGATCGTCATGCAGGTCGTTGGTGCTCTGTGGATCAAGAAAATTATTAACATCAAAGTGTAGGCGACTGAAATGATTATTTTTGCAAATATGATGTTATATGTCACGCCGATTGCGATCTTCGTTGCGATCGCTGTCGGGCTGTGGTTGCTGTTTGACACGTTCCTCAATGGTCAAACGCGCAGCGAGTCTCGGCTCGATGCGATGCGTCGTCGTGCACGTGGCGAAGAAGAGGAAGTAGACAACTCGAATAGCGCTCGAGAGGGCATCAACAAGCTTCTCACGAAAGCCAGCCCGAAGCTGTCGAGCGCGATTCAGCCGAAGAACGAGCAGGACGTCAACAAGCTTAAAGTTAAGCTTGATTCTGCCGGTTTCCGCGGCGAAAAAGCGGTCGAAGTCTTCCTTTCGCTGCAGGTTCTCAGCGGACTGTTCGGCCTGTTCATGGGTGGCATCGGGTCCATTCTGGTCAAAGGATTCTCGACGACGGCTGTGCTGTACGCTTGTGGAATCGCGTTGCTGTTCTTCCTGTTGCCGGGCGTCATTCTCAGCATCCTCGCGGGCAAGCGGAAAGAGAAAATTTTCCTTGGCCTTCCCGACGCACTCGACTTGATGGTCGTTTGTGTAGAAGCCGGTTTGGGTCAGGACCAGGCCTTGCGTCGCGTCTCTGAAGAGCTGGAGAAAGCTCATCCGATCATTGCTGGCGAGTTCAACCAGTGCAACCACCAACTGCAAATGGGTAAGACGCGTGAGCACGTGTTGCAGGAGTTGGCAGAGCGAAATGACGTTGAGGATTTGAACACGTTGGCAAACGTTTTGATTCAGGTGGATCGTTTCGGTACCAGCGTCGGTAAAGCACTTCGTACGCAAAGTGATGCGATGCGTGTCCGCCGCAAGCAGATTGCCGAAGAGAAAGCCTCGAAGACGGCGGTGGCGTTGATCTTCCCTCTGGTTCTGTGCATCTTTCCAGGTATCTTCGTGGTACTGGTCGGCCCGGCTGCGATCACGATGGTCAAAGAGCTGCTTCCGACGATGGGAACGTAAACGCTCCAAACAGATTGCGATCAAGAAAGCGTGACCAATGGTCACGCTTTTTTTGTGCGCGAAATATAGTGATCAACGTTCGCTTTGGCCGCGGAATCGCTTGCGGATCTACTCGAACACCTGGACTTCCACGATCTTCGAGAACGAATCAAACACGTAGCCCTTGTTACCATGGCTGACGATTCGAACGAAGCGAACGTCGCGAGCTTCAAACGTGTGCTCAACTGAGAGTTCTGCCTTGGCCGACTTTTCCAATCGAGAGGCCACTTCCTCAAACGACTCCCCATCGGCGGAAACTTCGACCGAATATTTCTCGAAAGAGCCACTGATCGAATAGGCGACGACCACCACGCGGCCGACCGTCTGAGTTTGCTCCAGATCGATCGTGATTTCCACCGGTTGAGGCTCTGCAGGATACGCCAGATAGAAATCCAGATTTCCAGTCCCACCATCGGTAACCCGTTGCACCGAAAAAGGACTCTCCGACGACACCGACGAAGTAACCGGTTTGCCGAGGGCGAGATTTTTGACCGGAGTCACCGCCTGCAAATGACGTCTTGAACCATGGCCGAGCTGAGCATCACCGTCGAACAATGCAGCTCTGACGGTGGACGATTTTTCGAGCAAAAGTGGACTCGAATAGACATTCGAAGATAACGTCGGTTGCGATCCGTCCAGCGTGAATCGGATTTCGTGTTCCTGGGAATACGAATCGGAAACCGTAAGTTCGACAGTAGTTTTTTCATGGAACACGCCATCGGTTTGATTTGCGAGACCGTCTGCCTTGATCGTCACCGGGTAGAACGCGGCTGACCTTGCTGATTCAATTTTCTCTGCGCGAACCCGGTACGAAGCGAAATCTCGGGCTGCGTCCGGATTCCAACTGACATCGGCAAACGCGATCAATCGCGGCGTGACCTGAGGGAAATAATTCTCTTCGCGGCCTTCCCACCACGGCATGCAGAATCCAATCAGTCGATCGGAAGGCTCAACTTCGATCGGTTTTGCGAATGTCGGAATGCCAGGATTGACGTGTTTGAAACGAGTCAGTTTGAGCGTCTCGTAGATGTGCTGCGCCGACGTCATCGTAAAGTTGGTGCGGGGATAGTGGTCCACCAAATAAAGCGGATCCCAGCCGGCGTTCACGACTCGGTAACCATCGTCGAGCATTTCGTTTGCCGGATAGTTGATCGTCCGCCAGTTGATGTGAATGACTTCCGTATTAACCTTGTTCTCGCCTTCGCCAGGACGTGGGCCTTCCCAGACGATCGTTTCTCGCCCTTTTGATTTCAAGTACGCGTGAAGCATGTTGATCAAATCCCGCTGCGCGACCTCTGGAACGCCGCTGGCTTCATCGCCGCCAACGTGTATCCAGGGCGAAGAAGAAAAAACTTCCATCATTTCATCCAGCAGCGTTTTGATTCCGCGAAGAGCCGTTTCACTGGTCGCAAGATCGGCTTCGCTTTTGCCGAAGACTTCCGGGTAGCGAGAACGAAGCAAACCCGAGTGTCCGGGAACTTCCAATTCGGGAATGATCGTAACGCCGCGTTCGGTCGCGTAAGTCTCCAGTTCTTTGAACTGGTCCAGAGTGATGATACCGTCCCAAAGTTTGGGAAACGCCGTCGAAGGAAACGCAAACCGTTGGTCGTCGGTCAGATGCAGTTGAAGGGAATCAATTTTGTAAAACCAAAGTAAGTCGATCGTTTCCTTTAACAGTTCGACGCTGTGTGGGTTTCGTCCCATGTCGACCATGAAGTTCCGATACGAAACCGTGGGGCTGTCGTTGATCTTCAACTGCGGAATTTGCCCCGCTTTGGCTGATCCGAGAACTTGCAGCAACGTCGCAGTCGCGTGAGAAAGTCCTTTCAACGTTGAAGCTTCAATTTTGATTTGCTCTGCCGAGACCACCAACGAATACGCTTCCTTCGCCATCGAGTCGACTTTTCGGACGTCCAGCAATGCGTTCCCAGACGGTACGAACACCAGGCGATGTCGTCCGTCGGTTATCCGCTCTACGTGTTGGGCCACGATCTGCAGATGCCGATCCCAGGCTGAATTCTCCGGAGAATTTAGGGAAATGTCAGCCGGAAGTTGCAGCGACTGATCTCCGACGACGATCTGCGTTGGAACTGGCAGCAGGTGCGGTGACTGGGCAGACAGACCAGAAACCAAAAACAGCGCGACGGCGACAAACGCGGAAACTGCGAAGTTGTTTTTCATGAAGTGTTTTCGAAGGTGTTAAATAAAGGTGAATTGAAACAGTCAAATTTCAGGATACTTTTCAACCGTAATGTCGGTTATTGAATCGCCCGTGTGGCTGGTGCCAAGTTTTTCGAACATCATCAAATGCACTTCCTCGCCGTCGCGGGTTCGCGGGCAGTGTTCAACACCTTTGGGCACCACGATCATCTCGCCTTCGTTTACGATTTCCGTTCGGTCGCGAAACTGCATCTCCAGCGTTCCTTTTTGAACGAAGAACAGTTCGTCTTCTTTGTCGTGTTGATGCCAGACGAACTCACCGCTGACTTTCGCGATGATCACCTGCATGTTGTCGACCTTCGCAATCCGGCGCGGGTGCCAAAGTTGCGAAAACGAAGCGAGTTTCTCAGCGACATTGATCGGTTTCATCGCGATGGCCTTGACTGGTAAGCGACATTTGAACCGCGTGTTTGCGGCTATCGATTGTTGCGTTTTGGTGGAGTTTCGAAAACGTGTAAATTGACTTTCTCGCCACCCTCGGCATCAATCAACAGCGTCGCATATCCCGCCATTTCCTTCTCGTCAGCGGTGAAGTTTTGAGCGAACGAAATGGTGCGGCGTCCATCGACATACTGCTCGGCAGCCTGTAGATGTTCCAGCGTGAATTCCGGAGCCTTTACTTTTTGCTTTAGCAACGCCTCGTTGACGGATGTCAAAGATGCTTCGGCCTCTTCATCAGAGCCGACTCGAGTTTCCGCGATGATGCGGCGGCAGCGGCTGGCGATCGCAACCATTGACGCCACCGAAGGCACGTCGCTGAATTTGTCGGCGACTTGAGGGAGAGCGTAAACTTCGACCGTGTTGCTATGGTCCCGCAGATTAACTTCCAACTTGGTCGTGGCCGCATCCATCATCATGAATTTGCGTTTTGCAGCAATGTCGGCTTTGATTGATTCTGACGTTATGTCGAAGAATCGGCAGTCATCCGCGATGAACGCCAGAAGTGCTTGAAGCTCGACCAGGTCCATTTGCCCTTCGACTTCCTTGACCAAATTTGTATTTCGCCCGGTCAACACGCGTCCGTCGGGAAAGATTTGCAAGTTTGGAGTCGGCTCGAAACCGTCGGGTAGTTTCATGCGATATCCACCGGTGAAATCCATCACCAACACGGGCGTGTTCACGTCCTCGGGCATGCGGACCTCAATGTCAGACGTCGGTTTCGCTGCCGCAGGTTGATTTTTTGGCTGGCTGCGTTGGACTTTTGGCGCGTTTCCGGGTCTGGATCTGGCCGGCATGTTTTCTGGCGTGGAGTCGGGGACCGGAGCCTGAGCGCTTTTTGTGACTTCAGCGGGTTCGATTGGATCAGCATTCTTCTGACCGTGAAGCGGTTTGTCGAAAACGAAGAATGCCAGTAGCAGGATCGCGAATGGCAGAACTGTTGATAACCAACGCATGTGAGCTCCTTAGGCTTTGTGCATCAAGCGACGACGTGGCGGAAGCTATATTCTTGCCGTCGGCTGCCCGTAAGTCCATCCCGTTGCTCACCAACGCAAAAACGGCAGCCCTAAAAAGGACTGCCGTTAATGGAATCTGTGTGGCAATGGACCGCTACAGTTGCAGCGGATGCATTCAGATCTCAGCTTAGAACAGTGCGATTACGTCAACGCCGAAGTAGCCTTCGTCGTAACCGAGTGCTGGCGACCAGTCGACGCGGTACTCAGGACGCACGATGATGTTCGCGTGCGGCTTGACGTTAACGCCGAAGGTGGCTGCGTAGTAAGAGTGTGAGCCAGTCGCTGGAAGCGTTCCACCGTGTGGAGCGTATCCTGTAAGCGAATCGCCTTTCCACCATTCGATACGTGAGCCAACGCCCAGGCATTCGTTGATGCTGTAAAGGAAGTACTGGTTCAACCCAACGTTGTCTTCGCCGGTGCTGTCAACGCGAAGCATATCGCTTTGAACAACCCAGTTCAACTTGTCGGTCAGAGCTGTATCAACCACAACGCTGTGGCTGTAAGCTTCGCGTCCGCGAGCTCCGAGATCACCAATGGTAGTCATGTAAGTCAGTGTCGAGAACTCACCCATTGGAGCGCTGAAACCACCAAGGAAGCTGCTTCCGTCCTGGAACTGATCGAAACCAGTGTCCCAACCAAGCGTCCAACCAGCGTAAGCAGTGAGGTCGTCTGACAGGTTGAATGTTCCAATAGCACCAGTGTGCGTGAACGGCTCGCTGTTGTACATCGTCATTGCGTGACTGTAGAAGAAGTTGTCGGGGGCAGTCACAACTTCGTAGCCGATCAGCGTGTAGAAGTGACCTACTTTAGCCGACCAGTTGTCGCCAGCGACTTCGCCGTACAACTGTGGAATCGCCCAACCGTAATCGCCACCGCGGCCAAACGTGTTGTCGAAACCACGTGGGTTTCCGCCCAGGTCCTGCGTGTTGCCGAACGCTTGAGTGTCGCCAGAATCGATACCGTACATGGCGTCGAAACGGAAACCAAATCCGAGCTGACCGTTTTCTGATTCAGCAACTTTTTCAGCGTAAAACCAGGCTTGGTGCAGGTTGAAATCTTCCCGGTTCGAATTGAACAGGCCGTTGTTTTCGCTGTGGTAGCCGCCTTGCAGCCATCCACCAAGATTGAAACGTGGCTCTTCGCAGTCGCTTCCGAAAAGCTTCCACTGTTCGCCAAGGTTGCACTCGCCAAGTCCACCGCCGCAACGGCTTCCAATTCGACTGCCCAGTCCGCATCCGTTTCCGAGACGAGTACCGATTCCGCTGCTGCAAGTTGAGCAACCGTAGGCAGACGGGGCTGAGTCGTAAGAGTATCCTGATGTGGTGCCTGAGCAACCGCAATCAGATGTCACTGCGTCCTGATAGACGACAGGAGCAGGTGATGTAGCGTAGGCCGCCGGGGTGGCCTGTTGAGCACTTGCTGAACCAGCAAGTGCAAATGCTCCGCCGATGCATGAAAGCATAGCGAAACGAAAGTTTGAGATCCCCATTTTCAATTCTCCATCATTGGTCTGGGTCCATTACCACTCGGGGACTGCACTTCCATGTCGTCCCGCTTTACAAGCAGTTTCCAGAAAATCGTATCGGAAGAAAAAACTGTTGCTTTGCAAACAAATGGAACGGAAATGCCCTCTTGTTCCTGTCAAATCAACCAATCCTGATAAAGTTTTAGGGTTGTCTTTA is part of the Mariniblastus fucicola genome and harbors:
- a CDS encoding type II secretion system F family protein is translated as MGTYIIIGLITLGVAGAIFAVSLIFMGDNEKLDDRLANLTRNGGRGTGGPAEAAQSSILRTPLEEAPNIIESQMQLLIKTFNLRKFIEQSNVDISVANFILMTLGLGVGVSVIACVMLPAKLIWAGPLAGGLLATFPYIYIWFKRGRRLKRFATQLPQALDLMAQALRAGQSLPAGIQLVGQQVPDPLGPEFHTAYEQQNLGSTIVDSLEQMCTRVPDLDLRFFATAVMLQRQTGGDLAEILDKIGKLIRERMQIKGMIQALTGEGRISGAVLLAMPPILFLVMLKLNYKYVMKLFEEPMGHQMLAVAIVMQVVGALWIKKIINIKV
- a CDS encoding type II secretion system F family protein, yielding MIIFANMMLYVTPIAIFVAIAVGLWLLFDTFLNGQTRSESRLDAMRRRARGEEEEVDNSNSAREGINKLLTKASPKLSSAIQPKNEQDVNKLKVKLDSAGFRGEKAVEVFLSLQVLSGLFGLFMGGIGSILVKGFSTTAVLYACGIALLFFLLPGVILSILAGKRKEKIFLGLPDALDLMVVCVEAGLGQDQALRRVSEELEKAHPIIAGEFNQCNHQLQMGKTREHVLQELAERNDVEDLNTLANVLIQVDRFGTSVGKALRTQSDAMRVRRKQIAEEKASKTAVALIFPLVLCIFPGIFVVLVGPAAITMVKELLPTMGT
- a CDS encoding family 20 glycosylhydrolase, with protein sequence MKNNFAVSAFVAVALFLVSGLSAQSPHLLPVPTQIVVGDQSLQLPADISLNSPENSAWDRHLQIVAQHVERITDGRHRLVFVPSGNALLDVRKVDSMAKEAYSLVVSAEQIKIEASTLKGLSHATATLLQVLGSAKAGQIPQLKINDSPTVSYRNFMVDMGRNPHSVELLKETIDLLWFYKIDSLQLHLTDDQRFAFPSTAFPKLWDGIITLDQFKELETYATERGVTIIPELEVPGHSGLLRSRYPEVFGKSEADLATSETALRGIKTLLDEMMEVFSSSPWIHVGGDEASGVPEVAQRDLINMLHAYLKSKGRETIVWEGPRPGEGENKVNTEVIHINWRTINYPANEMLDDGYRVVNAGWDPLYLVDHYPRTNFTMTSAQHIYETLKLTRFKHVNPGIPTFAKPIEVEPSDRLIGFCMPWWEGREENYFPQVTPRLIAFADVSWNPDAARDFASYRVRAEKIESARSAAFYPVTIKADGLANQTDGVFHEKTTVELTVSDSYSQEHEIRFTLDGSQPTLSSNVYSSPLLLEKSSTVRAALFDGDAQLGHGSRRHLQAVTPVKNLALGKPVTSSVSSESPFSVQRVTDGGTGNLDFYLAYPAEPQPVEITIDLEQTQTVGRVVVVAYSISGSFEKYSVEVSADGESFEEVASRLEKSAKAELSVEHTFEARDVRFVRIVSHGNKGYVFDSFSKIVEVQVFE
- a CDS encoding cupin domain-containing protein, encoding MKPINVAEKLASFSQLWHPRRIAKVDNMQVIIAKVSGEFVWHQHDKEDELFFVQKGTLEMQFRDRTEIVNEGEMIVVPKGVEHCPRTRDGEEVHLMMFEKLGTSHTGDSITDITVEKYPEI
- a CDS encoding outer membrane beta-barrel protein; the encoded protein is MLSCIGGAFALAGSASAQQATPAAYATSPAPVVYQDAVTSDCGCSGTTSGYSYDSAPSAYGCSTCSSGIGTRLGNGCGLGSRIGSRCGGGLGECNLGEQWKLFGSDCEEPRFNLGGWLQGGYHSENNGLFNSNREDFNLHQAWFYAEKVAESENGQLGFGFRFDAMYGIDSGDTQAFGNTQDLGGNPRGFDNTFGRGGDYGWAIPQLYGEVAGDNWSAKVGHFYTLIGYEVVTAPDNFFYSHAMTMYNSEPFTHTGAIGTFNLSDDLTAYAGWTLGWDTGFDQFQDGSSFLGGFSAPMGEFSTLTYMTTIGDLGARGREAYSHSVVVDTALTDKLNWVVQSDMLRVDSTGEDNVGLNQYFLYSINECLGVGSRIEWWKGDSLTGYAPHGGTLPATGSHSYYAATFGVNVKPHANIIVRPEYRVDWSPALGYDEGYFGVDVIALF